A genomic segment from Paucidesulfovibrio longus DSM 6739 encodes:
- a CDS encoding DUF167 domain-containing protein has protein sequence MGLPEPVRLAGDGSWLLKVWAQPGAKKSEVAGIYQGCLKIRLGAPAVDNKANKALLRFVAASLALKQRQVSLKDGHASRQKTLLIESEHEPRWETMVPADASNQ, from the coding sequence ATGGGGCTGCCTGAACCCGTGCGCCTTGCGGGCGATGGTTCCTGGCTGCTGAAGGTCTGGGCCCAGCCCGGCGCGAAGAAGAGCGAGGTGGCCGGCATCTACCAAGGCTGCCTGAAGATCCGGCTCGGCGCGCCCGCAGTGGACAACAAGGCCAACAAGGCGCTTTTGCGCTTCGTGGCCGCGTCCCTGGCCCTCAAGCAACGACAGGTGAGCCTCAAGGACGGGCACGCCAGCCGCCAGAAAACCCTGCTCATTGAATCGGAACATGAACCGCGTTGGGAGACCATGGTCCCCGCCGACGCGAGTAACCAATAA
- a CDS encoding YggT family protein, translating to MDLVITGLAQLVHFVLFGYQLVVIVAALITWVNPDPYNPIVRTLRTLTEPVFYRVRRWLPFVNMGGIDPLPWSSFSPWASWTS from the coding sequence ACAGCTCGTCCATTTCGTCCTCTTCGGATACCAGCTCGTGGTCATCGTGGCCGCGCTGATCACCTGGGTGAATCCCGATCCCTACAATCCCATCGTCCGGACTCTGCGGACTCTCACCGAACCGGTGTTCTACCGGGTGCGGCGCTGGCTTCCGTTCGTGAACATGGGCGGCATCGACCCTCTCCCGTGGTCGTCATTCTCGCCCTGGGCTTCCTGGACTTCGTGA
- a CDS encoding DivIVA domain-containing protein gives MNLSKIDLLNKKFSRTAFGYAPKEVDLLLVEVAEVLGEAADRQRELARKAKRLEAQLQEYMQRDETLRDTLMSTQRMVDELKVAAGREAEIILGEANAKAREIVQRGHERLAQLHEEIESMKRQRNQFKIQLKGLVQAHLELLESSDPQQSRLEELESKVSFLKKAE, from the coding sequence ATGAATCTGTCCAAGATCGACCTGCTCAACAAGAAGTTTTCCCGCACGGCTTTCGGCTACGCGCCGAAAGAGGTGGACCTGCTGCTCGTGGAAGTGGCCGAGGTGCTGGGCGAGGCCGCTGACCGCCAGCGCGAGCTGGCGCGCAAGGCCAAGCGGCTCGAGGCCCAGCTCCAGGAGTACATGCAGCGGGACGAAACCCTGCGCGACACGCTCATGAGCACCCAGCGCATGGTGGACGAGCTCAAGGTCGCGGCCGGGCGCGAGGCGGAGATCATCCTCGGCGAGGCCAATGCCAAGGCGAGGGAGATCGTGCAGCGCGGCCACGAGCGTCTCGCCCAGCTGCACGAGGAGATCGAGAGCATGAAGCGCCAGCGCAACCAGTTCAAGATCCAGCTCAAAGGGCTGGTGCAGGCCCATCTGGAACTCCTGGAGAGCAGCGATCCCCAGCAGAGCCGTCTGGAGGAGCTGGAGTCCAAGGTCAGTTTTTTGAAAAAGGCGGAGTAG